A single region of the Anopheles funestus chromosome X, idAnoFuneDA-416_04, whole genome shotgun sequence genome encodes:
- the LOC125766285 gene encoding nuclear factor of activated T-cells 5-like isoform X3 translates to MVATSGSPLSQSLSPATGSSPPLSISSTVTLSTPSLANCTGRQGASVGSSRSGNHPSGNRTSSTAGSGLGAEGRHVPFRLTAGNDGSCMPGGSPTHASVRDGKVQLQIVTQPEQQHRARYQTEGSRGAVKDRSGNGFPVVRLVGYTKPTALQVYIGSDVGRPSPHIFYQACKVSGKNSTPCIERNMNGTKYIEIQLKPENNMTVTCDCVGILKERNVDVEYRFPDQTASRTKKKSTRCRMVFRTTILGDDGTAEMLQVCSQQIICTQPPGVPEILKKSLISCPVEGGLELFIIGKNFLKDTRVVFQRSKGMLTQSAFTRTVVQNTTAWEQSVIPDKEHLNQVHLICVVPPYERQDITEPITIKMYIVSSGKKSETHDFIYTPKGEHTTLSAATVSSPARRNRINTTVGQQLQQQQQQQPQSQPTSLNYFSELAAAAIGNGTELENGATVNVGANADGALAVANANAAINAIAATVVSSSAMGELPGPNGTAGRFVCNGNRNEAVSPFDEPNVCDNRPIFLRTSTPLEIAAKGLMPPPINVLQPIGGGTVSIIQPQCHSGLTIGGGSDQQYSVSLSSPQQVQTTEAFKAELVEPECSRSDMVDEDSLDGVMYRPLPTDASILYRRRSVRQPSMDMEDSSSSMSLLPNGSHMLDMPLGDDGGPGAGGGGNSGGSIGAQHFDTVMNIATMATFCGSENLSMALMDTNYMGGESIDATKPAIPSECELKNIIKTETQAQPQLSSASPASIQLSQLMVVACNDAIATQIEAKCLQQQQQQQQQQQQQQQQQQQQQQQQQQQQQQQHQQQQQQQQQQQQQHVQQQQQQQAALLDISNLTVPNDAAVVQSMLQQQDVLLAPTVPTATSLLQQQQEQHLHQQQQEQHQHHQQQLQHQQQHQQQHQQQMQQQQQQQQQQLQQQHQQLQQQQQQLQQQQQQQQLQQQQQLQQQQQLQQQQQIQQQQQLQQQEQLHHHLQQLQQQQQMPAEKMDVGMVSGSVVVCDGLLMNSQLAQQPMDTSAPLTAASVMGAMGVHLSSDVTSGAGEIPPVNRVATVEPQHIDDQQNNGASIAMDSIGLNAAQEVSLVEESRVLASDLTSMSDTELMNFICPSAFDSV, encoded by the exons ATGGTTGCCACATCGGGGTCTCCACTGTCCCAGAGTTTATCACCCGCGACAGGATCCTCCCCGCCGTTATCGATCTCATCAACCGTAACGCTTAGTACGCCCTCGCTAGCGAACTGTACCGGCAGACAGGGTGCCTCCGTTGGTAGCTCGCGGTCGGGTAACCACCCCAGCGGTAATCGAACCTCCAGCACAGCTGGATCTGGACTGGGTGCCGAGGGTAGACACGTACCGTTTCGGTTAACGGCTGGTAACGATGGAAGTTGTATGCCGGGCGGATCGCCCACACATGCCAGTGTCCGGGACGGGAAGGTACAGCTCCAGATTGTAACGCAACCGGAGCAGCAACACCGGGCCAGGTACCAGACGGAAGGTTCCCGAGGTGCGGTGAAAGATCGCAGCGGCAATGGGTTCCCGGTGGTGCGGCTCGTTGGATATACCAAACCTACCGCACTGCAGGTGTACATCGGTTCCGATGTTGGACGACCCTCGCCCCACATCTTCTACCAGGCGTGCAAAGTATCGGGAAAGAACTCCACACCCTGCATCGAGCGCAACATGAACGGTACGAAGTACATCGAGATACAGCTGAAGCCGGAAAACAACATGACGGTAACGTGCGATTGTGTCGGCATACTGAAGGAACGTAACGTGGACGTCGAGTACCGGTTTCCGGATCAGACCGCATCACGcacgaagaaaaaatcaacccgATGTCGGATGGTGTTCCGCACGACCATTCTCGGGGACGACGGTACGGCAGAAATGCTACAGGTGTGCTCGCAGCAAATCATCTGCA CACAACCACCGGGTGTGCCGGAAATACTGAAAAAGTCACTAATCTCCTGCCCAGTTGAGGGTGGACTCGAGCTGTTTATCATTGGCAAAAACTTCCTCAAGGATACGCGCGTAGTCTTCCAGCGGTCGAAGGGTATGCTAACGCAGTCGGCATTTACACGCACGGTTGTGCAGAATACAACGGCCTGGGAGCAATCGGTCATCCCCGATAAGGAACATCTAAATCAG GTACATCTCATCTGCGTAGTGCCACCGTACGAACGGCAGGACATTACCGAACCGATCACAATCAAAATGTACATCGTATCTAGTGGCAAAAAGAGCGAAACGCATGACTTTATTTACACACCGAAAGGTGAACATACGACACTCAGTGCGGCAACCGTATCATCGCCAGCGCGCCGTAACAGAATCAATACAACCGTTGGTCAACaactgcaacaacagcagcagcagcagccacaaTCCCAACCAACATCACTCAACTATTTTAGCGAGCTTGCTGCTGCCGCCATTGGCAACGGTACCGAATTGGAAAATGGCGCCACCGTTAATGTTGGTGCGAACGCTGACGGTGCACTAGCGGTGGCGAACGCTAATGCGGCCATTAATGCGATTGCAGCAACCGTCGTCTCATCGTCAGCAATGGGTGAGCTGCCGGGACCGAACGGAACTGCCGGTCGTTTCGTCTGCAACGGCAACCGCAATGAAG CTGTGTCACCGTTCGATGAGCCAAATGTATGCGACAATCGGCCAATATTTTTGAGAACTTCTACACCGCTCGAAATCGCTGCGAAAGGCTTAATGCCGCCACCAATCAATGTGCTGCAACCAATCGGTGGAGGTACTGTAAGTATTATACAACCGCAGTGCCATTCGGGTTTGACGATCGGTGGTGGTAGCGACCAGCAGTACTCGGTGTCCTTATCATCACCGCAGCAGGTACAAACCACAGAAGCATTTAAAGCGGAATTGGTTGAGCCTGAGTGTAGCCGTAGCGATATGGTAGATGAGGACTCACTGGACGGTGTTATGTACAGACCGCTACCGACCGACGCAAGCATTCTGTATCGTCGGAGAAGCGTCCGTCAACCGAGCATGGATATGGAGGACAGTTCATCATCCATGTCGCTGCTGCCTAATGGTAGTCACATGTTGGACATGCCACTTGGTGACGATGGTGGTCCTGGTGCTGGAGGTGGCGGTAACAGTGGCGGTTCGATAGGTGCACAGCACTTCGATACGGTGATGAACATCGCCACCATGGCCACTTTCTGTGGCAGTGAAAATTTGTCTATGGCGCTGATGGATACGAACTATATGGGCGGTGAGTCGATAGATGCTACGAAACCCGCCATACCGTCCGAGTGCGAGttgaaaaatatcatcaaGACGGAGACCCAAGCACAACCGCAACTATCCTCGGCCTCACCGGCCAGTATACAGCTAAGTCAATTGATGGTGGTTGCATGTAATGACGCTATTGCCACACAAATTGAAGCGAAATgtttgcaacagcaacaacagcagcaacaacaacagcagcagcaacagcagcagcagcaacagcagcagcagcagcaacaacagcaacaacaacagcagcatcagcaacagcaacaacagcaacaacagcagcagcaacagcacgtccagcagcagcagcaacaacaagctGCCCTTTTAGATATTTCTAACCTGACGGTTCCGAATGATGCTGCTGTAGTGCAAAGTATGTTACAACAGCAAGATGTGCTGCTAGCGCCGACCGTCCCTACAGCCACATCCCTGTtacagcaacaacaagaacaacatctccatcagcagcaacaggagcagcatcaacatcatcagcaacaactacagcaccaacaacagcaccaacaacagcatcaacaacaaatgcaacagcaacaacagcagcagcaacaacaattacaacaacagcatcaacagctacaacagcaacagcaacaactgcagcagcagcagcagcaacaacaactccagcagcaacaacaactacagcagcaacaacaactccaacagcagcaacaaattcagcagcagcaacaactccAACAACAGGAACAGTTGCACCATCATctgcagcagctgcaacagcagcaacagatgcCAGCAGAAAAAATGGACGTCGGTATGGTTAGTGGTTCGGTTGTTGTGTGCGATGGGTTGTTAATGAACAGTCAGTTAGCCCAGCAACCGATGGATACCTCAGCACCGTTAACCGCTGCGTCGGTTATGGGAGCAATGGGTGTACATCTGAGCAGCGACGTAACTAGCGGCGCAGGTGAGATACCGCCGGTCAACAGGGTCGCTACGGTCGAGCCTCAGCATATAGATGATCAACAGAACAATGGTGCATCCATTGCGATGGATTCGATCGGTCTCAATGCGGCACAGGAGGTATCACTTGTGGAAGAGTCTCGTGTTCTAGCTTCGGATCTAACCTCGATGTCTGACACGGAGCTAATGAACTTTATATGTCCAAGTGCTTTCGATTCCG TTTAA